A single Parabacteroides timonensis DNA region contains:
- a CDS encoding HlyD family secretion protein — protein MNENKKFSISNMMLAFITVLVVIGLVALTGFFLLTPPDDIIMGQAEANQVRISGKVPGRVESYRFDEGDRVKAGDTLVYLNTPEVLAKLQQAEGARKAAEAQSAKAIKGARVQEIAGAYEMWQKAQAGLEIAKKSYTRVQNLYEKGVMSAQKRDEAEANYKAMVATEKAAKSQYDMAMDGARSEDKAAAAALVQQAGGAVAEVESYLKESALISPIDGEVSERFPQIGELVGTGAPIMNITDLNDMWVTFSVREDLLKDIKIGSELNAFIPALDNKPVKLKVYYLKDMGSYAAWKATKTTGQFDSKTFEVRARPQEKIADLRPGMSVVMKKKGNEIL, from the coding sequence ATGAACGAGAATAAAAAGTTTTCGATCAGCAACATGATGTTGGCATTTATCACGGTATTAGTCGTGATCGGATTAGTCGCACTGACCGGTTTCTTTCTGCTGACTCCTCCCGATGATATTATAATGGGGCAAGCCGAAGCAAACCAGGTTCGGATTTCAGGAAAAGTACCCGGACGTGTAGAATCTTATCGTTTCGATGAAGGAGATCGGGTAAAAGCCGGTGATACACTGGTCTATCTGAATACTCCGGAAGTTTTAGCTAAGTTGCAACAGGCGGAAGGTGCCCGGAAGGCTGCTGAAGCACAAAGTGCCAAGGCGATTAAAGGAGCTCGTGTACAGGAAATAGCCGGAGCTTATGAAATGTGGCAGAAGGCACAGGCCGGTCTTGAAATAGCAAAGAAGTCGTATACCCGCGTTCAGAACTTATATGAGAAAGGGGTAATGTCAGCCCAGAAAAGAGATGAGGCGGAAGCTAATTATAAAGCGATGGTCGCTACCGAGAAAGCTGCGAAGTCGCAATACGATATGGCGATGGATGGTGCCCGCTCGGAAGATAAAGCGGCTGCAGCAGCATTGGTGCAACAGGCGGGTGGCGCAGTTGCCGAAGTGGAATCGTATTTAAAAGAGTCGGCTTTGATCTCACCGATCGATGGAGAAGTTTCCGAACGTTTTCCGCAGATAGGAGAGCTGGTAGGGACCGGAGCACCGATTATGAATATCACTGATTTGAATGATATGTGGGTTACTTTCAGTGTTCGCGAAGATTTACTGAAAGATATCAAGATCGGTTCCGAATTGAATGCCTTTATTCCGGCACTCGACAATAAGCCGGTTAAATTAAAAGTCTATTATTTAAAGGATATGGGATCGTATGCAGCCTGGAAAGCGACTAAAACGACCGGTCAGTTTGATTCGAAAACGTTCGAAGTACGTGCCCGTCCGCAGGAAAAGATTGCCGACCTGCGTCCTGGAATGTCCGTTGTAATGAAGAAAAAAGGGAACGAAATATTATGA
- the guaA gene encoding glutamine-hydrolyzing GMP synthase → MKQDMIVILDLGSHENTVLARAIRALGVYSEIYPHDITVAELKALPNVKGIIINGGPNHVIDGVAIDVDPAIYTAGFPVMAAGHDKAQCEVKLAEFTNDVEAIKEAVKSFVFDTCKAETNWNMTNFVNDQIELIRRQVGNKKVLLALSGGVDSSVVAALLLKAIGDKLVCVHVNHGLMRKGESEDVVEVFKNQLKANLIYKDVTDRFLDKLAGVADPEEKRKIIGSEFIRVFEEEARKLDGIDYLAQGTIYPDIVESGTKTAKMVKSHHNVGGLPEDLQFELVEPLRQLFKDEVRACGLELGLPYEMVFRQPFPGPGLGVRCLGAITRDRLEAVREADAILREEFQKAGLDKKVWQYFTVVPDFKSVGVRDNARSFDWPVIIRAVNTVDAMTATIEPVDWPILMKITDRILKEVKNVNRVCYDMSPKPNATIEWE, encoded by the coding sequence ATGAAACAGGATATGATCGTTATTTTAGACTTGGGAAGTCATGAAAATACGGTATTGGCAAGAGCAATCCGTGCATTGGGTGTATACAGTGAAATTTATCCACACGATATTACCGTTGCGGAATTGAAAGCATTGCCAAATGTAAAAGGTATCATCATCAACGGTGGTCCTAACCATGTAATCGACGGTGTTGCCATCGATGTGGATCCGGCCATCTATACTGCAGGTTTCCCTGTTATGGCAGCCGGCCATGATAAGGCACAATGTGAAGTAAAACTCGCTGAATTCACCAATGACGTTGAAGCTATTAAAGAAGCTGTCAAATCATTCGTTTTCGATACCTGCAAAGCTGAAACAAACTGGAACATGACAAACTTCGTCAACGACCAGATCGAACTTATCAGACGTCAGGTTGGAAACAAGAAAGTCTTACTGGCTCTGTCGGGAGGTGTCGACAGTTCGGTTGTTGCTGCATTACTTTTGAAAGCGATTGGCGACAAATTGGTTTGCGTTCATGTAAACCATGGTTTGATGCGTAAAGGTGAGTCGGAAGATGTGGTCGAAGTATTCAAAAACCAGCTGAAAGCCAACCTGATCTATAAAGACGTAACCGATCGTTTCCTGGATAAATTGGCTGGTGTTGCTGATCCCGAAGAAAAACGTAAAATCATCGGTAGTGAATTCATTCGTGTATTCGAAGAAGAGGCCCGTAAACTGGACGGCATAGATTACCTGGCTCAAGGTACTATTTATCCGGATATCGTAGAAAGCGGAACAAAGACAGCCAAGATGGTAAAATCTCACCACAATGTAGGTGGTCTGCCTGAAGATTTACAATTCGAACTGGTAGAGCCTTTACGCCAATTATTCAAAGACGAAGTTCGTGCTTGTGGCTTGGAGCTCGGTTTACCTTATGAAATGGTTTTCCGCCAGCCGTTCCCTGGCCCCGGTTTGGGTGTACGTTGTCTGGGAGCTATCACCCGCGACAGACTGGAAGCTGTTCGTGAAGCCGATGCTATTCTGCGCGAAGAATTCCAGAAAGCCGGACTGGATAAGAAAGTATGGCAATATTTTACTGTCGTACCTGATTTCAAATCAGTCGGTGTAAGGGACAATGCCCGTTCTTTCGACTGGCCTGTTATCATCCGTGCCGTCAACACAGTTGATGCCATGACTGCCACCATCGAACCGGTAGACTGGCCTATCCTGATGAAGATTACAGATCGTATCCTGAAAGAAGTCAAAAACGTAAACCGCGTTTGCTACGATATGTCTCCGAAACCCAATGCAACTATTGAATGGGAATAA
- a CDS encoding sugar phosphate isomerase/epimerase family protein, producing the protein MQNRRDFLKRASMMLAGGIVAPQLLSSCAEKRTAAESSKHIGLQLYSLRDLVKDEGIQAVLEAASKMGYTNLETAGYDNGKIYGMAPAEFKKRCNDLGMKCTSAHLGQEFTKEKEAEVMSWWDQAIAAHNELGVKYMVQPWMPVNDKTTLDDLKMYCDYFNTVGYKTAAASIAFGYHNHAFEFRKIGDQLIYDFLLDNVSPNHVFFQMDVYWVKEGGADPVAYLKARPRQFKTIHIKDDMEIGASGKIDFKPIFDQMNANRVKDWYVEVEEYTNNDPVESCQQSFDFLNKADYVK; encoded by the coding sequence ATGCAAAACAGACGTGACTTTTTAAAGCGGGCCTCTATGATGCTTGCCGGGGGTATAGTTGCACCTCAGTTATTATCTTCTTGTGCCGAAAAAAGGACGGCAGCCGAATCGTCCAAACATATCGGTTTACAGTTGTATTCTTTGAGAGACCTTGTAAAAGATGAAGGAATTCAGGCAGTATTGGAAGCAGCTTCTAAAATGGGATATACAAATCTGGAAACAGCGGGTTACGACAATGGTAAGATCTACGGTATGGCTCCTGCTGAATTCAAGAAAAGGTGTAATGACCTCGGTATGAAATGTACGAGTGCCCACCTGGGACAAGAGTTCACCAAAGAGAAAGAAGCAGAGGTAATGAGTTGGTGGGATCAGGCTATTGCCGCTCACAACGAGTTGGGTGTTAAATACATGGTTCAACCCTGGATGCCTGTAAACGATAAAACGACTCTTGACGACTTGAAGATGTATTGCGACTATTTCAATACGGTAGGTTATAAGACTGCTGCTGCCAGTATCGCATTCGGTTATCATAATCATGCTTTCGAATTCCGTAAGATAGGAGATCAGTTGATCTACGATTTCCTGTTGGATAACGTAAGTCCCAACCATGTATTCTTCCAGATGGACGTTTACTGGGTGAAAGAAGGTGGTGCCGATCCTGTGGCTTATCTGAAAGCACGCCCGAGACAGTTCAAGACTATCCATATTAAAGATGACATGGAAATCGGAGCAAGCGGAAAGATCGACTTCAAACCGATCTTCGATCAGATGAATGCCAACCGGGTAAAAGACTGGTATGTTGAAGTGGAAGAATACACAAACAACGATCCGGTTGAAAGTTGTCAGCAAAGTTTCGACTTCCTGAACAAAGCGGATTATGTGAAATAA
- a CDS encoding Crp/Fnr family transcriptional regulator, which produces METDNYFAKLLADLPESLARDEVFVNELKNISQVVSVDKGDYLLRTGELCQDAYFINKGLFINLYVSEKGDEYVTGFSSDYLYPFLSAIGYFTQAPSEFEIKALESGELLRFSRVHIEELSLRYPLFASYYQNAMLTIISKLYSMFAIRQSCTAEEFIKYLYNHYMWIMQRVPDKYIAQYMGISNAWYCKLKKRIFN; this is translated from the coding sequence ATGGAGACAGATAACTACTTTGCGAAACTTTTAGCGGATCTCCCGGAATCCCTGGCACGCGATGAAGTTTTTGTAAATGAATTGAAGAATATCTCACAGGTGGTATCTGTCGACAAAGGGGATTATTTGCTCCGTACAGGTGAACTATGCCAGGATGCCTATTTTATCAATAAAGGCTTATTCATTAATTTATATGTAAGTGAAAAGGGGGATGAGTATGTAACAGGTTTCTCTTCTGATTATTTATATCCTTTTCTGTCTGCCATCGGGTATTTTACGCAGGCACCATCCGAATTTGAAATCAAAGCGTTGGAATCGGGCGAACTGCTCCGGTTTTCACGTGTACATATAGAAGAACTATCTTTACGTTATCCGTTATTTGCGTCCTATTATCAGAATGCGATGCTTACTATCATATCGAAACTTTATTCTATGTTTGCTATCCGGCAGTCGTGTACCGCCGAGGAATTCATCAAATATCTTTATAATCACTACATGTGGATCATGCAGCGTGTCCCCGACAAATATATTGCTCAATATATGGGAATCAGCAATGCATGGTATTGCAAGCTGAAAAAGCGCATCTTTAATTGA
- a CDS encoding 16S rRNA (uracil(1498)-N(3))-methyltransferase, which yields MQIFYTPDIAVNPELPEEEAGHCIRVLRLTEGDEILLTDGKGSFYKAAISRAHHKHCEVSILESRKQPALWNFRLHIAVAPTKNMDRMEWFAEKATEIGIDFITCLNCRFSERREIKPARLEKILVSAMKQSQKATLPQLAGMTDFKAFVSQPFDGRKFIAHCEDGDKTLLKHTYHPGENALVLIGPEGDFSPEEIELALQQGFEPISLGESRLRTETAALVACHTIHVLNQ from the coding sequence ATGCAGATATTTTATACTCCGGATATAGCTGTAAATCCGGAATTACCGGAAGAGGAAGCAGGGCATTGCATCCGTGTACTTCGCCTGACTGAGGGCGATGAAATTTTACTGACTGATGGTAAAGGCTCTTTTTATAAAGCGGCTATCAGCCGTGCTCATCATAAACATTGTGAGGTATCTATCCTGGAAAGCAGGAAACAGCCGGCTTTGTGGAATTTCCGTCTTCATATAGCAGTTGCTCCTACAAAGAATATGGACCGGATGGAGTGGTTTGCTGAAAAGGCAACAGAAATAGGTATTGATTTCATAACTTGTCTGAACTGTCGTTTCTCGGAACGCCGGGAAATAAAACCGGCCCGTCTGGAAAAGATACTGGTCAGTGCTATGAAACAATCGCAGAAAGCGACCTTGCCTCAATTGGCTGGAATGACAGACTTCAAAGCATTTGTAAGCCAGCCGTTTGATGGCCGTAAGTTTATTGCCCACTGTGAGGATGGGGATAAAACATTACTGAAACATACGTATCATCCGGGTGAGAATGCTTTAGTACTTATTGGTCCTGAAGGGGATTTCAGTCCTGAAGAAATAGAACTGGCCTTACAACAGGGATTTGAACCTATCTCATTAGGTGAGAGCCGACTGCGTACGGAGACGGCTGCATTGGTCGCTTGTCATACGATACATGTACTGAATCAGTGA
- a CDS encoding ABC transporter permease, protein MTLKQGLHSIWKVAKREVQRLTSKPIYFFCMLIAPALCVIFFLSLMKDGLPTNLPIAVVDMDGSATSRNLIRQLDAFAQTEVVYKTASFDEARREMQKGNVYGIFYIPKDFSVEATTGKQPTLSFYTNATYLIAASLLFRDMKTMSVLAGASVGLQTGLAKGLTTDQIMAQLQPIVIDSHVIGNPWLNYSVYLNNTVLPGVLQLMIFLVTVFSIGTEIKYSTSRQWLQTGGNSLTVSLLGKLLPQTVIFIVVAMMCCAALYGFNSFPLNSGWMPMISAMILLVLASQAVGVFMIGVLPTLRLGLSFASLFGMIAFSIVGFSFPVLGMDPTLQALSNLFPLRHYFLIYVDQALNGRDLFYTWTEYVWLAGFLILPFLIGRNLKKALLYFKYIP, encoded by the coding sequence ATGACATTGAAGCAGGGTTTACATAGTATCTGGAAGGTTGCGAAGCGGGAGGTACAGCGGTTGACATCGAAGCCGATCTACTTCTTCTGCATGCTGATCGCTCCGGCTCTCTGTGTCATCTTCTTCCTGTCGTTGATGAAAGACGGACTGCCGACCAACCTGCCCATTGCAGTGGTCGATATGGACGGCTCGGCCACTTCCCGCAATCTGATCCGCCAGCTCGATGCTTTTGCACAGACGGAAGTTGTCTATAAGACCGCTTCTTTTGACGAGGCACGCCGGGAAATGCAAAAAGGAAATGTGTACGGGATTTTCTATATACCCAAAGACTTTTCTGTTGAGGCAACAACGGGTAAGCAGCCTACGCTCTCATTCTATACGAATGCAACCTATCTGATTGCAGCATCACTACTTTTCAGGGATATGAAGACGATGTCCGTACTGGCCGGTGCATCGGTCGGATTACAGACCGGGTTGGCTAAAGGGCTTACCACCGACCAGATCATGGCACAATTGCAGCCGATCGTGATCGACTCGCATGTCATCGGTAATCCCTGGCTGAACTATTCGGTTTATCTGAATAATACGGTTTTGCCCGGTGTATTGCAGCTGATGATCTTTCTGGTTACCGTTTTCAGTATTGGGACGGAGATCAAGTATTCAACTTCACGGCAATGGTTGCAGACCGGAGGAAACTCATTGACTGTAAGTTTGCTAGGTAAGTTGCTGCCGCAGACGGTGATATTTATCGTGGTGGCCATGATGTGTTGTGCCGCTCTGTATGGTTTCAACTCCTTCCCGCTAAACAGCGGTTGGATGCCTATGATATCGGCAATGATTCTGCTGGTATTGGCTTCACAGGCTGTCGGTGTGTTTATGATCGGAGTTTTGCCTACCTTGCGTCTGGGGTTGAGTTTTGCCAGCTTATTCGGTATGATTGCGTTTTCTATTGTCGGTTTTTCTTTTCCTGTCCTGGGGATGGACCCGACTTTGCAGGCGCTGAGTAACTTGTTCCCGCTTCGTCACTATTTCCTGATTTATGTCGATCAGGCGTTGAACGGAAGGGATTTATTCTATACATGGACTGAATATGTCTGGTTGGCAGGTTTCCTGATCTTACCTTTCCTGATCGGAAGGAATTTGAAGAAGGCTCTGTTGTATTTTAAGTATATTCCGTAA
- a CDS encoding TolC family protein: protein MKRIIVLVGLLVWSGYASSQQTLTLEECRNLAIQNNKELQISGQKVKAADEERKAAFTKYFPQLSAMGGYMWNQKDINLLDMDALSAKLGSALGPIAQLPVFGQLMGGVDEMQHLDVQNIWVGGVSLVQPVFMGGKIVSYNQITKYARELAESMNDLQLQEVIYKTDETYWQVISLVNKKKLADAYVNLLRKMDSDVTAMISEGVATQADGLSVKVKLNEAEMAQTKVDNGLALSRMLLAQICGLPLDDPMALADENIEDFPVKSNEISANVNEAFANRDELRSLELAARIYQKKERIVLADMLPNVALSANYLVTNPNAFNGFKNEFAGMFNVGVMVKVPLSGWWEGTHKRNAARAETRIQKLQLMEAREKVELQVNQSVYKVNEANKKYIASSRNMENAEENLRHANLGFEEGVIPALNLMEAQTAWVSARSSLIDAQIEMKLTEVYLTKAMGKLSVNEQK, encoded by the coding sequence ATGAAACGGATTATCGTATTAGTAGGGTTATTGGTCTGGTCTGGTTATGCAAGTTCCCAACAGACACTGACATTGGAAGAATGCCGGAATCTGGCTATCCAGAATAATAAGGAGTTACAGATCTCCGGGCAAAAAGTGAAAGCCGCCGACGAAGAGCGGAAGGCTGCCTTTACCAAATACTTTCCACAACTTTCAGCTATGGGAGGATATATGTGGAATCAGAAAGATATCAATTTGTTGGATATGGATGCTTTGAGTGCTAAGCTCGGTTCGGCTTTGGGACCGATCGCTCAACTGCCTGTGTTTGGACAATTAATGGGAGGTGTCGATGAGATGCAGCATTTGGATGTTCAGAACATCTGGGTAGGCGGTGTTTCATTAGTTCAGCCTGTTTTTATGGGAGGAAAGATCGTCTCTTACAATCAAATTACCAAATATGCCCGTGAGCTGGCAGAGTCTATGAATGACCTGCAGTTGCAGGAAGTCATTTATAAGACTGACGAGACTTACTGGCAGGTCATTTCGCTTGTCAACAAGAAAAAGCTGGCTGACGCTTATGTCAATCTATTACGAAAAATGGATAGTGATGTGACGGCCATGATTTCGGAAGGTGTAGCTACACAAGCCGACGGTCTGTCGGTTAAGGTGAAACTGAATGAAGCGGAAATGGCGCAGACTAAAGTCGATAACGGGTTGGCCCTTTCGCGTATGCTTCTTGCCCAGATATGCGGACTTCCCCTAGATGATCCGATGGCTTTGGCCGATGAGAATATTGAGGATTTTCCTGTAAAATCAAATGAGATTTCAGCCAATGTCAATGAAGCGTTCGCTAACCGTGATGAATTGCGAAGCCTGGAACTGGCTGCCAGAATCTACCAGAAAAAAGAACGCATCGTGTTGGCTGATATGTTGCCTAATGTAGCCCTGTCTGCCAATTACCTGGTGACTAATCCTAATGCATTCAATGGTTTTAAAAACGAGTTTGCCGGAATGTTCAATGTAGGAGTGATGGTCAAAGTCCCGTTGTCCGGCTGGTGGGAAGGTACTCATAAGAGGAATGCCGCCCGTGCGGAAACACGTATCCAAAAACTTCAGTTGATGGAAGCACGTGAGAAAGTAGAGTTACAAGTGAACCAGTCTGTGTATAAGGTGAATGAAGCGAACAAGAAGTACATCGCTTCATCGCGTAATATGGAAAATGCAGAAGAAAATCTTCGTCATGCCAACCTGGGCTTTGAAGAAGGCGTAATTCCTGCATTGAACCTGATGGAAGCACAAACCGCTTGGGTATCCGCGCGTTCCAGCCTGATAGATGCTCAGATAGAAATGAAACTAACGGAAGTTTACCTGACCAAGGCGATGGGAAAACTGTCTGTCAATGAACAGAAGTAA
- a CDS encoding sugar O-acetyltransferase — protein MTEKEKCHLGLLYDANYDRELLLDREKAKELLYDYNRLRPSQQEEKTQLLKSFLGKTGENLIIEPPFACDYGYNIEVGENFYANVNLVILDGAKVCIGANAFIAPNVGIYTAGHPLDAEQRNRGLEYARPVTIGNNVWIGAGVCILPGVTIGDNTVIGASSVVTKDIPSNVLAVGNPCRVIKEIEQTETAFDK, from the coding sequence ATGACCGAAAAAGAAAAATGCCATCTGGGGCTATTGTATGATGCTAATTATGATAGAGAATTGCTACTGGATCGTGAGAAGGCAAAAGAATTACTTTATGATTATAATCGTTTGCGCCCTTCACAACAGGAAGAAAAAACACAGTTGTTGAAATCTTTTCTGGGTAAGACCGGCGAGAATCTGATTATCGAACCTCCTTTTGCCTGCGATTATGGATATAATATAGAGGTAGGAGAGAACTTCTATGCCAATGTAAACCTGGTAATACTGGATGGTGCCAAGGTCTGTATCGGTGCAAATGCATTTATTGCGCCTAATGTCGGTATCTATACAGCCGGTCATCCTTTGGATGCCGAACAGCGAAATCGTGGGTTGGAATATGCTCGCCCTGTTACTATCGGCAATAATGTATGGATAGGTGCAGGCGTATGTATTCTTCCGGGTGTAACTATTGGCGACAATACAGTGATCGGTGCCAGCAGTGTAGTCACAAAAGATATACCATCGAATGTATTGGCAGTTGGTAACCCTTGCCGGGTAATAAAAGAAATAGAACAGACAGAAACAGCTTTTGATAAATGA
- the guaA gene encoding glutamine-hydrolyzing GMP synthase, with product MHEKLIILDFGSQTTQLIGRRVRELNMYCEIIPYNKFPHDATDVKGVILSGSPYSVYDADAFKADLSEIRGKYPVLGICYGAQYLAYTSGGNVESANSREYGRANLSYVNNEDPLLKGINTGSQIWMSHGDTITLLPDNFKVIASTDDVKAAAYHVEGEQTWGVQFHPEVFHSTDGTKLLDNFLNICGCAKDWTPASFIESTVAELKEQLGDDKVILALSGGVDSSVTAVLLNKAIGKNLTCIFVDHGLLRKNEFENVMKDYEHLGLNVIGVNAKDKFYSELAGVSDPEQKRKIIGKGFIDVFDQEAHKLKDIKWLGQGTIYPDVIESLSITGTVIKSHHNVGGLPDTMKLKLVEPLRLLFKDEVRRVGMEMGMQPHLIKRHPFPGPGLGIRILGDITPEKVRILQDADEIYMSLMREWGLYDKIWQAGVILLPIQSVGVMGDERTYENTVALRAVTSTDAMTADWAQLPYEFLAKVSNEIINKVKGVNRVVYDISSKPPATIEWE from the coding sequence ATGCACGAGAAACTTATTATTCTTGATTTCGGCTCGCAAACAACTCAATTGATTGGCCGCAGGGTCAGAGAGTTGAACATGTATTGCGAGATTATCCCCTACAACAAATTTCCGCATGACGCAACCGACGTAAAAGGAGTGATCCTTTCCGGTAGCCCGTATTCTGTTTACGACGCCGATGCTTTCAAAGCTGATCTAAGCGAAATTCGCGGAAAATATCCGGTACTCGGCATTTGCTACGGGGCACAGTATCTGGCTTACACATCTGGTGGTAATGTCGAATCTGCAAACTCACGGGAATATGGACGTGCCAACCTGTCGTACGTTAACAACGAAGATCCACTATTGAAAGGGATCAACACAGGTTCTCAGATTTGGATGTCGCATGGCGATACAATAACCCTGCTTCCTGACAACTTTAAAGTAATCGCCAGCACAGATGATGTAAAGGCGGCTGCATATCATGTTGAAGGCGAGCAAACCTGGGGTGTACAGTTCCATCCGGAAGTATTCCACTCCACCGACGGAACAAAATTACTCGATAATTTCCTGAATATTTGCGGATGTGCCAAAGACTGGACTCCTGCTTCATTCATCGAATCGACTGTTGCCGAACTAAAAGAGCAACTGGGTGACGATAAAGTGATCCTGGCGTTATCGGGAGGTGTCGATTCTTCTGTTACAGCTGTTCTTCTGAACAAAGCTATCGGCAAAAATCTTACCTGTATCTTTGTAGACCACGGATTGCTTCGTAAGAATGAATTCGAAAACGTAATGAAAGATTACGAACATCTGGGGCTGAATGTGATCGGGGTAAATGCAAAAGATAAATTCTACAGTGAACTGGCCGGTGTTTCCGATCCGGAACAGAAACGTAAGATTATCGGTAAAGGCTTTATCGATGTATTCGACCAGGAAGCGCACAAACTGAAAGATATCAAATGGCTGGGACAAGGAACTATCTATCCGGATGTGATCGAGTCTCTGTCTATCACCGGTACAGTAATTAAAAGTCACCATAACGTAGGAGGTCTTCCCGATACCATGAAATTGAAGCTGGTTGAACCGCTTCGCCTTCTTTTCAAAGACGAGGTTCGCCGCGTCGGTATGGAAATGGGAATGCAGCCTCATCTGATCAAACGTCATCCGTTCCCGGGTCCGGGTCTGGGTATCCGCATCTTAGGCGATATTACACCGGAAAAAGTTCGTATCCTGCAGGATGCAGACGAGATCTATATGTCGCTAATGCGCGAATGGGGATTGTATGACAAAATCTGGCAAGCCGGGGTGATCCTGCTTCCGATCCAGTCTGTCGGTGTTATGGGTGATGAGCGTACCTACGAAAATACGGTCGCCTTACGTGCCGTAACTTCGACCGATGCAATGACTGCCGACTGGGCACAATTGCCTTACGAATTCCTGGCAAAAGTATCCAACGAGATCATCAATAAGGTAAAAGGGGTGAACCGCGTCGTGTACGATATCAGTTCCAAACCGCCTGCAACAATCGAGTGGGAATAA
- a CDS encoding ABC transporter permease, which translates to MKREHRLRYIIREGIQDTFFIWKDELKNVFKDSGVMIFFFLVPFIYPLLYAFIYNNEVVHEAKMVVVDQSDTYLSREYIRKVDATADVKVVAVCTDMEEAKRMMDEKKAYGILYFPSEFSKDIHRGKQATVSLYCDMSALLFYKAFLLATTEVSLEIGKEIRAQNHPSSTEEQEKITVNPIPYESVAIFNSQNGFASFLVPAILILVIQQTLILGIGMLGGTAREKNRFHSLVPVSRHFNGTLRIVLGKSFTYILLYVVVCIWALAVVPKLFSLPQVGEPWTVMLFVLPYLFACIFLSMTLSGFMTSRESPMLVFVFTSVILLFISGVSWPKEAIPPFWKAVGYLFPSTPGIQGFIRINTSGATLSEVAHEYRTLWVQAGIYFITACMIYRYQIIRSRELIIKQYRYMKMQRMLHQKG; encoded by the coding sequence ATGAAAAGAGAACATCGTTTACGATATATAATAAGGGAGGGAATACAAGATACCTTTTTTATCTGGAAAGACGAACTGAAGAATGTATTCAAAGATTCGGGCGTTATGATCTTCTTCTTCCTGGTTCCGTTTATCTATCCTCTTCTATATGCTTTCATATATAATAACGAGGTAGTGCACGAAGCCAAAATGGTGGTAGTCGACCAGTCTGATACCTATCTGAGCCGTGAATATATCCGGAAGGTCGATGCTACTGCCGATGTAAAGGTGGTTGCGGTCTGTACGGATATGGAAGAGGCAAAACGAATGATGGATGAAAAGAAAGCCTATGGTATTCTGTATTTCCCCAGTGAGTTCAGTAAAGACATCCATAGAGGAAAGCAGGCTACTGTTTCATTGTATTGCGATATGAGCGCATTGTTATTTTATAAGGCGTTCCTGTTGGCTACGACAGAAGTTTCGCTTGAGATCGGAAAGGAGATACGTGCGCAAAACCATCCTTCCTCGACAGAAGAACAGGAGAAAATAACGGTTAATCCAATTCCTTACGAATCGGTTGCCATCTTTAACTCGCAGAACGGTTTTGCCAGTTTTCTGGTGCCGGCTATTCTGATTTTGGTCATCCAGCAGACACTGATTCTGGGTATCGGTATGTTGGGAGGGACAGCCCGCGAGAAGAACCGCTTCCATAGTCTTGTTCCGGTCAGTCGTCATTTTAACGGAACATTGCGTATCGTATTGGGCAAGTCGTTTACCTATATATTGCTGTACGTTGTCGTTTGTATATGGGCGTTGGCAGTAGTGCCGAAGTTGTTTTCGCTACCCCAGGTCGGGGAACCGTGGACAGTGATGTTGTTTGTATTACCTTATCTGTTCGCTTGTATATTCCTGTCGATGACTTTGTCCGGGTTTATGACGAGCCGCGAATCTCCTATGCTCGTGTTTGTCTTTACTTCGGTAATCCTGTTGTTTATTTCCGGCGTATCCTGGCCGAAGGAAGCAATTCCGCCATTCTGGAAAGCGGTCGGTTATCTTTTCCCATCCACACCGGGAATACAAGGATTTATCCGGATCAATACGTCGGGAGCGACGTTGAGCGAAGTTGCTCATGAATACCGGACTCTTTGGGTGCAGGCTGGAATTTATTTCATAACAGCTTGTATGATTTACAGATACCAGATCATACGTAGCCGTGAATTGATAATAAAACAATACCGATATATGAAGATGCAACGGATGTTGCACCAGAAGGGGTAG